In Mycteria americana isolate JAX WOST 10 ecotype Jacksonville Zoo and Gardens chromosome 5, USCA_MyAme_1.0, whole genome shotgun sequence, one DNA window encodes the following:
- the C5H11orf24 gene encoding uncharacterized protein C11orf24 homolog, with protein sequence MWTAIVFFLLISFCICEHRFSVLKGRGVHVVRINRLTTEKQCRQACQSPGASGNHHCNWSVPYQNRCILLQCHQLSVCQNAGEQDIKDLLGEIVDGRRETILFYHESYPQKKERMVNAWVDRHNMENLFSSTAWTRKIYLRHLLRAESEDLTTNARKTIASDATTSIATTTAVTTTNATAVTTNVTNAAVFTTAYETTAKASNAPGGFGLLAEAMSSTASSPTSGNVSAFTSSHVTKFVTSTEKSGNSSSVSVLSPTSTSAPLTVISEAGTPLPQTEQFKPATTSTPPSSSPATVGAGLKTLSTTLTTVIPQDARTSSIASTRATALTPLESSHSTNTLHGITLLYLGPEASTATTSLSKSTSLLGSTRGATVLNTASTAETTTAHGIKSTSHIFSTTTAPADVPKATASGLAETQDMGNEYLLIAAEPLTQYLVDKSLLLAVLLVGMFFFITVIVLFLMQAYESYKKKDYTQVDYLINGMYVDSEL encoded by the exons ATGTGGACTGCCATTGTATTCTTCCTGCTGATTTCCTTCTGTATATGTGAACACAGGTTTTCTGTCCTGAAAGGGAGAGGAGTCCATGTAGTGCGAATAAACAGGCTTACAACTGAAAAGCAGTGCAGGCAGGCTTGTCAAAGCCCAGGTGCTTCAG gTAACCATCACTGTAATTGGTCTGTGCCCTACCAGAATCGCTGCATCCTCTTGCAGTGTCACCAGCTGAGTGTGTGCCAGAATGCCGGAGAACAAGACATCAAAGATCTGCTTGGAG AAATTGTTGATGGGAGAAGGGAAACAATCCTGTTTTACCATGAAAGCTAtccacagaaaaaggagagaatggTGAATGCATGGGTTGACCGACACAACATGGAAAACCTGTTTTCCTCAACTGCTTGGACTCGCAAGATTTACTTGAGGCATTTGCTTAGGGCTGAGAGTGAAGATTTAACaacaaatgcaagaaaaacaattGCAAGTGATGCGACCACCTCCATAGCAACCACCACTGCAGTGACCACCACCAATGCCACAGCCGTAACAACAAATGTTACAAACGCAGCTGTCTTCACTACAGCTTATGAAACAACTGCCAAAGCCTCAAATGCCCCTGGAGGTTTTGGTCTCCTTGCTGAAGCAATGTCATCCACTGCTTCTTCTCCCACTTCTGGTAACGTTTCTGCTTTCACTTCCAGTCATGTCACCAAGTTTGTGACCAGTACCGAAAAATCAGGAAATAGTAGTTCTGTCTCAGTATTGTCTCCCACTTCTACTTCTGCTCCTCTCACTGTCATTTCTGAAGCAGGTACTCCATTGCCTCAAACAGAACAGTTTAAACCAGCCACTACCAGCACTCCCCCCTCTAGTAGCCCTGCCACTGTTGGAGCTGGCCTGAAGACACTGAGCACAACATTGACTACTGTCATCCCGCAGGATGCAAGAACATCTTCCATTGCTTCCACTCGTGCCACAGCACTCACCCCCTTGGAGAGTTCACACTCTACGAATACGCTGCATGGCATTACGTTGCTATATCTAGGGCCAGAAGCAAGTACAGCCACAACATCCTTGAGTAAATCAACTTCTCTTCTGGGCTCTACAAGAGGTGCCACAGTTTTAAATACTGCCTCTACAGCAGAAACTACAACTGCGCATGGGATAAAGTCAACATCTCACATTTTTTCAACAACCACAGCTCCAGCAGATGTACCCAAAGCAACAGCTTCGGGCCTTGCAGAAACTCAGGACATGGGCAATGAGTATCTTCTCATTGCTGCTGAGCCCCTGACTCAGTACTTAGTGGATAAAAGTCTGCTTCTTGCAGTGCTTTTAGTTGGTATGTTTTTTTTCATAACTGTTATAGTTCTTTTCCTTATGCAGGCCTACGAGAGCTACAAGAAGAAGGATTACACACAAGTGGATTACCTGATCAATGGAATGTACGTGGACTCAGAGCTGTGA